Part of the Imperialibacter roseus genome, TAAGCAGGACGTGCTGCGCTATGTGCTTTGCGCCAATGCGCCGGAAACCAAGGACAATGACTTTACCTGGAAAGATTTCCAGACAAGAAATAACAGTGAGCTGGTGGCCATCTTTGGCAACTTCGTGAACAGGGCAGTGGTGCTTACTCATAAATATTATGAGGGCAAGGTGCCTGAGAGAGGAGAGCTTTTCCAGTTTGATGAAGAAACGCTGGCTAAGTTGGCGGAATTCCCGGGAGTGATTGCCGGCTCTATCGAGCAGTTCAAATTTCGGGAAGCGTTGGCTTCGCTGATGGATCTGGCGAGGTTGGGTAATAAGTACCTGGCCGACACGGAGCCCTGGAAGCTGATCAAGACTGACCCTGAGCGTGTGAAAACCATCATGAACATCGCTTTACAAATAGCAGCCACGCTGCAGGTGGTGTGTGAGCCCTTTTTACCATTCACTGCCAGTAAGTTGGGTGGCATGTTCAACCAGAAAGGCGTCAAATGGAGTGACCTTGGAAAAGGTGATCTTTTAGCGGCCGGGCACCAGCTGGAGGCAGCGACGCTGCTGTTCGAAAAAATAGAAGACGATGTGGTGGAGGCTCAGATAGCAAAGCTGGAAGCAACAAAGAAACTAAACAGTCCTGCCGAAAAAGCAGGCGAAATAAAAAAAGCAGAAAAGATGGAGGTACCCGGGCTTAAGGAAGAGATAGTGTATGATGATTTCACCAAGCTAGACATGCGAGTGGCTACTGTGCTGGAGTGCGAAAGAGTGCCCAAGTCAGACAAGCTGCTCAAGTTTTTGCTCGACACAGGCATCGATAAGCGCACTATTTTAAGTGGCATTGCCAAGCATTATCAACCCGAAGACCTGATAGGAAAGCAGGTAGTGGTGCTGGCTAACCTGGCCCCCCGCAAAATGATGGGCATTGAATCGCAGGGCATGATTTTGTCGGCTGAGGATGAAGAGGGTAACCTGAGACTGTTGCAGGCCAATGCGGTAACAAATCCGGGAGCGACCATCAGCTAATTTTTAGTTGCTCGCAGAGACGCAAAGTCGCAGAAAAAAGGAATGCTCGAAGGCTTTACTTGGTCTGCTATAGGTTATTGACAATCCTTATAATGCCGTTTTTTATTAAGGACTCGTTGAAGTTGACAAGCAGACCTAATTTCAGTCCGGTGAGCTTTAGGTAGGTCAGAAGCTGTTTTTTGTGGACGTCAGCCAGCGACTCAATGGATTTAATCTCCACAATGACTTTGTCCTCAACAATCAAGTCTGCCCGAAAACCTTGATCCATCTTTATACCTTTCCAGACCACGGGTATGGCTATCTGCTTTTCAACTTTGAGTCCGTCAGCTGTCAGTTCATGATGTAAAATGGTCTCATATACTGTCTCGAATAATCCAGGACCGAGCTGACTGTGTATTTCATATAGTTTATTTACAATAATTCTGGAAATGTCGTTTTCGTGTAGTGTTGTCATATTTATTCATTTTTTTGAACGTAAAATAGTGCATTTGACTCACATGTAAGGTATTAGTATGCTTGGAGTGACATTTATCCAGCTCCAATTTCAATTCGCCGTGGATTCCCCGGCGCTTTTGAGTAGGTATCTCCTCTTCTGATATTCCTGCACTTCTGCTGGAAACATTCTCTTCCCTTAGCGCCTCTGCGTCTCTGGAGCCATATTCCTCCCTTAGCGCCTCTGCGTCTCTGCGAGCAATATTCCTCCCTTAGCGTCCCTGCGCCTCTCCGAGCAATATTCCTCCCTTAGCGTCCCTGCGCCTCTGCGAGCAATATTTCTTCCTTAGCGCCCCTGCGTCTCTGCGAGCAATATTCCTCGCTTATCAAAATCCATGTTGTTTCTTGTACCAACCCATATTAACTTAGCACGCCGTTAGAAAGACTATACGATGAGAGAAATACAATTCAGAGAAGCCCTTCGTGAGGCGATGAACGAAGAGATGAGAAAAGACCCCAAAATATTCCTTATGGGGGAAGAAGTGGCCGAATACAATGGTGCCTACAAGGTAAGCCAGGGTATGCTTGATGAGTTTGGGCCAGAAAGAGTGATCGACACGCCAATTGCTGAATTAGGCTTTGGTGGACTGGGTGTTGGTGCCGCTATGAACGGGCTGCGACCAATCATAGAATTTATGACCTTTAACTTCTCATTGGTAGCCATCGACCAAATCATTAACGGCGCTGCCAAAATGATGTCGATGTCGGGTGGGCAGTTCAATGTGCCTATCGTTTTCCGTGGACCTACAGGAAATGCAGGCCAGCTGAGCTCACAGCACTCACAAAACTTTGAAAATTGGTTTGCCAACACTCCTGGTTTGAAGGTGGTGGTGCCATCCAACCCATACGATGCCAAAGGCTTACTTAAGTCTTCCATCCGTGACGACGATCCGGTTATTTTCATGGAGTCGGAGCTGATGTACGGCGACAAAGGTGAAGTGCCTGAAAGTGAATACCTCATTCCGCTCGGCACAGCCAAGGTGGTGAGAGAGGGAAATGATGTAACCATCGTTTCTTTTGGTAAAATGATGAAAGTGGCTTTCGAAGCTGCCGATGCCCTTCAGCAGGAAGGAGTTTCAGCCGAGGTTATCGACTTGATGAGCGTACGCCCTATCGACTACGATACAGTGGTGAATTCGGTGAAGAAAACCAATAGGTTGGTGATTGTAGAAGAAGCCTGGCCTCTGGCGTCTATTGCTTCAGAAATCACTTACCACATCCAGCGCTACGCTTTCGATTACCTGGATGCGCCAGTAAGAAGAGTAACCAATCTGGATGTGCCACTGCCATACGCTCCTACATTGATAGAGTTCATTTTGCCGAACGCAAAGAAGACGATTGATGCTGTGAATGCGGTGATGTATCGCTAAGAAATAAAAACATTGAAGTTAAAAGGCCCGCCAATGGGCCTTTTTTTTTATGCCTTAAAGAGATCGATAATTGTTTCCTCTCCAAAATAGTTGAGTCCAATTTCGTTGTGACGGTCGGGTCTTCGCATCAGGCTGGGCGTCCACACCTCGCAGGTGATGCCGTAGGGTTTGAACTCCTCACGATTTTCGTTAAACACATTTAAAATCTCGGAATTCATCATGTTTAATTACACATACAGGTAGTTTTGGTTTGAAACCGAGATTAAATTAACTTTTTGATTATTGATTAGACTACACGTTCACCATGAAGAATTTTCTTGCTCCCTTTTTTTTGATACTTAGCACCAGCCTCCTGTTCAGTCAGCCAGTGCAAAAACATCGGGTAGTTATCCTGTCCGATATAGAGGCAGAACCCGATGATATTGAATCTTTCGCCCGACTGGTGTTGTACTCGAATGTGATAGACATAAAGGGAATGGTAGCCACCACCTCCATCTGGAAGAAAACAAGTGTGGCCCCGGAGTCAATTCGGAAAGTGATCAGGGCCTACGGCAAGGTTCAGCCTAACCTTTTGAAGCACGAAGCTGGTTTTCCGGAAGCCGAAGATTTGCTGGCGATAGTGAAGCAAGGGCTGCCGGTATATGGCATGTTGGGAGTGGGCGATGGAAAGGACTCAGAAGGGTCAGATTGGATTATCAAAGTGCTTGAGGAAAAGGACGACCGCCCTTTGTGGGTAACAGCCTGGGGGGGCGTGAACACACTGGCCCAGGCCCTGCACAAGATACAGAAAACCAAGTCGCCCGCAGAAGCAAAGCGACTCGTCGCCAAGCTGCGGGTTTATACGATATCGGACCAGGATGACAGCGGCATTTGGATCAGGAATAGCTTCCCCAGCCTGTTTTACATTGTTAGTCCTGGCGACCACTACGGCAGCGCCACGTGGAGTGCCATCAACAGCGTGATTAAAGGCATAGACAATGAAAAAATAAGCAACCCGTGGATAGTGCAGAACATTCAGCAAGGCCATGGTCCTGTGGGCGTGGAATACCCGGACGTGGCCTGGGGCATGGAAGGCGATACGCCATCGTTCCTGGGTTTGATACCTAACGGGCTCAATGAGCCGGAGCATCCGGAATGGGGTGGCTGGGGTGGCCGCTACGAGCTCTACAAGCCAGATATCGCTACACTAAGGCAGGGAAGCTCAGGCGTTCCGTTTGAGCCTGAAACCAGACCGATATGGACGGATACAAAGGATAATTATACGCCGTATGTGCCCAGTCTGTACGGACGCACCGTTCGCAGAGATACCGTTTCTTTCAATAACAACAAGGCCACGTTGTTTCGCTGGAGAGACGATTTTCAGAATGACTTTGCTGCCAGAATGGACTGGTGCACCATGTCGTATGAAGAAGCTAACCACCCGCCAACGCCTGTGCTGGAGCATGCTGATCGGCTGACGGTGAAGTCAGGAGAGGGCTTTTCGCTGGATGCCTTCAGCTCTACCGACCCTGATGGCGATAACCTCAGCTTTCTCTGGTTCCACTACCCCGAGGCAGGCAGCCATAAGAAGCAAATAGATATCTCTGCTGAAAACGTACATGGGGTGTATGTGAAGGCACCGGTTGTCGACAAGGAAGAAACACTACATTTCATCCTGAAACTGTCAGACAAGGGGAGCCCGGTATTGACCAGGTATAAAAGAGTGATTGTGACTGTTGTGCCAAAGTAGCGGAGGCACTGAGGTCATCAGTTCTGTTGTGCTGCCGGCATGTTTGCGAGCCGGGCAAGGTGCCTGAGATGGACATTTGAAGGATTCCTTTCGCTGTGAAGAAAAAACAAGTAGCTTAGCGAGCCCTGGAGGATAGCAAGCGAAGGCGTGTTATATCCAACCAATAGGCAAATAAAGTGATCATCTAATGTTCAGGCATCAAGGTAAAAGCAGGACACTGAAGCATAACCTGCAAATTGCCACCGTACTTTCCTTTGTAGCTGGCATTGTGAACGTAACTGGTTTTTTGGCTCTCCAACAGTTAACTACAAATGTAACCGGCCACTTCGCACTGTTTATCTACGACGTGTCAAATCTGGAGTTTTGGAGAGGGACGGTGTATTTCCTTTACATTTTCTCTTTCTTCTTTGGCTCCTTCTTGTCAAGCTTTCTTATTGAGCTCTTCCGGGAAAATAAAAAATGGAACGTTTACGTTTTGCCCACAACAATTGAGTCTCTGGTTTTGCTCTCTATAGGTCTGCTGAGCAATGTGGTGGACATCACTTATCCTGATGTCATCGCCTGTTTACTCCTTTTTGCCATGGGGCTTCAGAATTCTTATGTGACAAAAATTTCCAACACAATCGTAAGAACCACTCACCTTACAGGGCTCTTCACCGACTTGGGTATTGAAATTTCGCAGCTACTCTTCCCTAAATCGCATCCGAACAGGGTAAAACTCAAATCGACCATCAAACTGCGCATATACATTATTTCATTCTTTTTTGCCGGAGGACTTGCCGGCGGTTTTTTCTATTCTAAAATCGACCTGAAATTAAATACGCTGGTATTTGCTGCCGTAGTTTTATTGCTAAGCTTGCTATTCGACGATTTTCGATACAGTTTGATCAGGGCTAAGAGAAAATATCGCCAAAAATGAAAGCTACTCCCGAATCCATGGACGTAACTTTCGTACGATCTTACTGGCTGACACAGCTATTTCTGTGAAGAGAGGGTCATTATTGCTGTTATTTCCCCTCCAGGTACTCTCTCAAGCTCCTTCCCACAATATCCGTCCATCCGGCGGCGAAGTTTTCAGGTACCAAATCCGGATTGCCGCTATTGAAGCTTTCCAGGTTGGCGTGAGTAAGTCGCACCAACGTGGAGTTCCCCTGGTCAAACAGCTCCCAGGTCACGTAAGAGATGCCTGGCTCTCCGTCGTAGCGCCAGCTGTGGGCTAGTTTTTTCTCCTTAATCACTTCCGTCACCTCGCAAATGTGCAGGTACTGTTTTTCCGGTGGGCCGCCTTTAAACCGGAACTCAAAACCCACCTCAGCTTTGAACTCAGCCAGATCAAAGTACCAAACCTTCATTTTGTCTTTGTCGGTAATGGCTTCCCACACTTTTTTAGCGGGTGCGTTGTATATTTTTTCGATGGTAAATGGAGTCTTTTCCATATTATTGTTTGGTTATAGATGATTATACATTTCGGCGTACTGCGCCTTCAAGCTGTCTTGTTTGTCTGGTATGTTTGGTGTTGCCTGGTCGCCTTCCAGCGTTTTCTCCAGTGTATCGAGCATAAAGTGCCAGCCCGCCGGAACGGACTTTGCCCATTGCCCATCCACTTTACTATGCGTAAGTGTAAGAAGACATCGTTCGGAACCCAGCTCCTGAAGCTCCCAGGTAACAAGCTCCTCTTCCCAGTAGTACTCAAACAGCTTCCTCTGGATGATCCTGGTTATTTTTCCAAATGATTCTGAATTGTCAGGTTCAGGAAAGCGGATGACCATTTTGCCACCTGGTTTGAATTCCATTTCTGTTGCCATGAACCATGTCGCCAGCTTGTCGGGATTTGTAATTGCCTCCCAAACAGCTTCGGAACTAAACGGAAACTCTCGTTCGAATACCACTTTGTACCCATCGGGTTCATTGGTGAGTTTTCCGGGGTTTAGCAGGTCACTCATAATTTTTGTCTTGTTTTGTATTTTGGCCATTCTCCAGAAACATCTCAAGTGCATCCAACTTCTGCGTCCAGAAGGCCCTCATCTTTGCTGTCCAGTCTGTTACCTCCTTCAATCCATCGAGCCTGGCGCTGCAAAAGCTCTCCCTGCCTCTTTTTTCAATATCGATCAGTCCACACTCTTTCAGTAACTTTAAATGCTTGGCCACCGCTGGCCTGCTGATGTCGAACTTGTCGGCCACAGTGTTAAGATTCAGAGGCTGGCTGGCCAGCATCGTAATGATCTCTCGCCTTGTGGGGTCGGCTATGGCTGCGAATACGTCTCTTTGCATTAGGGAACCTTTTGGTTTCGAATATACAAAGGAAACCTTTTAGTTTCCTAATATGACTACCCATTTTTTTCAATAGCTGCCTGAGGCTGGTTTTGGACGCTTCTGGCGGCAAATTCTTGGGTTTCAGTGGTGTTAAAAATGCGAGGCCGCTGAATAATTGTAAATTCATTCATTGACTACCTTAATTTTTGACTATGAGACGATACCTGATCATGATCCTCTTCTGCACCTCTGTATTTAGTGTCGCTGCTCAGGGTGTGCAAAAAGATGCCGATGGCTTTGAGTACTTTGAAATGCAGGAAGGAGATACAACGGACATCATGAAAAAGTATTTTTTTGTGATGCTCAATAGCGGCCCAACCAGAAGCCAGACGAAGGAAGAAGCGGCGGCCATTCAGGAGAAGCACCTGGCGCATATCAACTGGATGGCAAGCAATGGCTATGTAAACCTGGCTGGGCCAGTTGAGTCCGAAGATGAATTCAGGGGGATTTTGGTCTTCAACGTAACCTCTTTGGAGGAGGTGAAAAAGCTGGTGGCGATGGATCCGGCCGTAAAAGCAGGCTGGCTGGTCATGAAGATATATCCCTGGTGGTGCGTTAAAGGAGGGATGTTGCGCTAACTGAAAATCAACACATTAGTAGTAATAATTGCGTCGGCGGCTTATCTTCGGGAGGACATTGCTTATAACCTTGAGATTTATCCGGCCAACCAAAGTTTTTCTTTTTGTTGTTCTGCTTTCTATGCCCGCCGCTGTTTTTTCGCAAGCGAGCACTATTGATAGATTGAAAGCAGAAAACGGAGCCTATACCGGCTTGGACAGTGTAAAAGTTGATATGCTCAACAGACTGGCCCTTGAAAATCAGTTTGTTTCTATTCTCGAAGCATTTGCTTACGGACGTGAGGCACTGGAACTAAGTGTGGAAATTGGCTACGTGAACGGTGAAGCCTATGCCTACCGAAACCTTGGAAGCAGCTATGCGATACGTCAGGATTTTGTCACTGCTGTGCAACTGTTGGAGAAAGCGCAGGCACTTTTCGAGACAATTGGCTCGCAAAGAGGAGTGGCCGACTGTTATATTTCCATGGGGCATGTGTACAGATGGCAGCTTGACTACTTCAAAGCCATTGAATATCAAAAAAAGGCCGCTGATATCTATGTAAAGCTTGATATGCCAGAGCGTTATGGTGTCACTCTTCATAATCTTGGTGAGAACTACCTTCTGGTAGGCGACCTGAAAACAGCGCAACAAGTTACCCAGCAGGCTACAAAGATTTTCATGGAGGTGGAGAATAAGCAGGTGTTAACATCATGTTACAAGGTGTTTGGACAAATTGCCTTTGAGAGGAAAGATTTTAAAGGTGCCGAAGGATATTTCAAGGAGGCGCTGGCTATTTCCGACGAGCTGGGCAAAGATTCTCAAAAAGAAGCCACATTTGATGTTTACTTGATGCTGGCTAAAATTTATCACCAATGGGGGCGGAGGTCTGACGAGGAGAAAATGCTTAAGCAGGGCCTTTTATTAGCTGGAGATAACGTGCTGCTTTCGCAGGAACGGCGGGCCTACACACAACTTGTTAACCATTATTTTTTCTACAAGGAATATGAGTTGGCAGACAAAACTTTTGATGCTTTCAGTCTTATCAACGAAAAAATATACGAGCAGCAAAAAATAGAAATGGCCAATATGATGGAGCAAGTGCTTCAAACGATAAAGGTGGCCAATGAGAATGAGCTGCTCAAGCAGGAAAGGCGGTTGCAGGAAGAAAGGATTACGCTGCAGCAATATCAGATTTACTTTTTTGTGTTTTCCATTGCCTTGCTCGGTATGTTGGCACTTCTTTTGGTTCGTTCAGGCAGGCTGCGGAAGAAGTATACCGAGGAACTGGCCGCAACAAACGAATTGATAGAAGAGAAATCGAAAAAGCTTGAAGAGTTGGTGCGGGTAAAGGACAAGTTCTTCTCCATCATATCTCACGACCTTCGCAGCCCCATAAGTACCCTGGCCCAGTTTGTGGTGATGTTGAAGACTAGCTACAAAAATTTTTCTGATCAGGAAATGGAGGATGTGCTTGAAAAGTTTGACTCGCAACTGACCTCGACACTTTCGCTGGCCGATGATATCATTCTTTGGGCGAAAGCAGAGATTAATCAGGCTCCCGGAATAAATGATGCTTTTGAAGTAAATAAAGCCATAGAAGCTGTGGTCAAGGTGGCAGCTGAGCAGCTGCGAATGAAAGGAATTGTTTTGCAGTCAGAAATTGGCAACCACCTGATGGTGTCAGCAAACAGGGATCAGCTGGAGTTTTGCATTAGGAATATTCTAAGCAACTCGATAAAGTTCACGCCTACAGGCGGGCACATCGGTATCGGCACCTTTTCCGAAGGAAACATGGTGGCTGTGAAAATAGAAGATAACGGAACCGGTATTTCGCTTGAAAAGCAAAGTATACTGTTTCAAAGCCCGTTGAAACAGAGTGAAGGAGAATTGGGCACCGACGGCGAAAAGGGTAAAGGGCTAGGACTGTACCTTGTGAATGACTTTATAAAGAAAAACGGAGGCAGGGTGGAAGTGTCCAGTGAAGAGGGGAAAGGCTCCGTTTTCACACTCTATATTCCCGTTGCCACGGCGTCATAGGATATCGCCAACCACCTCAACGGCGCTAAAGTTGGAAAAACAACAAGCCCTTAGCTCAAGATTAGCGCCTCATCATGTTGCCCAGCGCCGCTTTTGCTCCTCCCATTTTGTTCATCGTTTTCATCATCTTGCGCATTTGCTCAAACTGCTTCATCAGGTTGTTCACCTCCTGAACGCTGGTGCCACTTCCCTTGGCAATGCGCTGACGGCGGCTGCCGTTGATGAGATCCGGATTTTCTCTCTCCTTAGGTGTCATCGACTTAATGATCGCCTCAATAGGTTTGAATGAATCATCATCGACATCCACATCCTTCAGGGCTTTTCCCATGCCTGGAATCATACCCATCAGGTCTTTGATGTTACCCATCTTTTTGATCTGATCGATTTGAGAAAGGAAGTCATCAAAGCCAAATTGGTTTTTGCGGATCTTTTTATTGATCCTGTCGGCTTCCTGTTGATCGAAGGCTTCCTGGGCCTTTTCTACCAATGAAACCACGTCACCCATACCCAAGATTCTCTGGGCCATCCTGTCGGGGTGGAACAGGTCGATGGCATCCATTTTCTCGCCCGTGGAAATAAACTTGATAGGCTTGTCAACCACGGCCCTGATAGACAGTGCCGCACCACCACGTGTGTCACCGTCCAGCTTAGTCAACACTACGCCGTCAAAGTTGAGTCTTTCGTTGAAGGTTTTGGCCGTGTTTACAGCGTCCTGACCTGTCATCGAGTCGACTACGAAAAGCGTTTCAGTGGGCTTGAGCGATTTTTTCAGACCTTCAATCTCCGCCATCATTTGGTCATCGACAGCCAAACGACCGGCCGTATCGACAATCACTATTTTCTTGCCTGTCTTCTTCGCTTGTGCGATACCATTCTGGGCAATCTGAAGAGCATTTTTGTTTTCAGGCTCTGCATATACCTCTACGCCTACCTGCTCGCCCAGCACTTTCAACTGGTCGATTGCCGCAGGACGATAAATATCGCAAGCCACCAGCAGTACCTGGCGACCTTGTTTTTTCAATCTGTTGGCTAGCTTGCCAGTGAAGGTCGTCTTACCAGAACCCTGCAAACCTGATATAAGAATCACTGCCGGATCACCAGTGATGTTGATATCGGCCTGAGAGCCGCCCATGAGGCTGGTGAGCTCCTCGTGCACAATTTTGGTCAGCAACTGGCCCGGAGAAACAGCAATAAGCACATCACGGCCAAGGGCCTTTTCTTTGATGCCGTCAGTTACTTCTTTGGCTACTTTATAGTTTACGTCGGCTTCTACCAGCGCACGACGGATTTCTTTGATCGTGCTGGCAACGTTAATCTCTGATATTTTTCCCTGACCTTTGAGGGTCTTAATCGCTCTGTCGAGCTTTACACTTAAACTATCGAACATGCTTCAATGCTATTTTGAGGTGCAAAGATAGAACAAAGTGCGCAAGTGTGCATGCAATCAATCGGATAAGTGTTTACGTAAACAGGCTGGCGGACAATCGAAATCCGGCTACAATGACATCGCATGGTCGGCGGGCACATCTACACCATTCCATATCTTTTTGGAAGTCCAGTCTGCTGCTGGTGCAGCCCAAAAGCTGTTATCAGGTGCTAATCCGAGTGGGAGGTAAGCCATGGAGCAAAGATAAAGGCTGCCGGTGGAGATGTATCCTTCGGCAATCGCAGGCTGGTGCCCGCAGAACCCAATAGTGAGCCAGCCATTTTTATCAAATGTGCCTTCTGCCCCCATTATTTTTTTCATGGAAGTGGTAAGCGCCGACCGGATGCTGGCCGGTGATATACCCTCGCTAAGCTTTTCCATTAGTGTTATTTGCGCCAGCAACTGAAAGGCACCGATTCGGTAGGGTAGCGAGCGGCCAATTGGCGGGAAGGAACCATCAGACATAATCAATCGCTCCTGAATGGCGGCATAACGCTGCCCGATTTTCAGGAACTTGTCAAATGCCTTTTGAAAGTACTGATCGTTGCGTTTGTCGAAGGGGATCATTGTGGCGGTGATATCCAAAAGAAAAGGCTGGATGACGTAGCTGTTGTAATAGTCCCAGTGGAAATCCTCGCCATCTCCAAAAACACCGTCGCCTTTGTACCAGCTTTCCATTTGCCTAACTGCGAGCTCTATTCTTACAGCGTCGCCTTCATTGTAGAATTTGGCCAGGGCGGCTTCCACCATGGCGCTGAAAAGAATCCAGTTGCTGTGGTAGGGCCTGATCACTCTGCTGGAGACAAATGCGTTTTTCAGATTAAGTTTTGTGGCGCTATCGAGGGATTCCCAAAGCTCTTTTGGGGCACGAATCAATGCGTGGGCCAGGAAGGCGGCATCTACCAGGGGCTGGGCATGCTCCGTGAAATTCATAAAATCAGGAGAGCCAGGATCTACCGCTTTGCCGATGGCTGTTCTTGAAAGGTCAGCATATTTTTTTCGCAGATCCTCTTCCTTGCCTGTTAGGCTCGTTGATGCCAGCCAGGGAGCCATTCCAGAAAGCAGCCTCCCGAAGGCTTCAAGGTAGGTGACCTGCCTTCTAGAGGTTTCCTGTCCTTCTTTGCACTCCACTGGCATGTTCTTTTTCAGCGTGCCCGCTGCCAGGTTAGTCAGCACAGGATCTGCTATTTTGACAAGCATGTTTACCCAATAAGTTCTGTCGTCTTCAGCGGCTACTTCTGCGCCGTTGGGGAAGGCAGATAGAGAAGCTGGTGTCATTAAGCCAAGTGCGCCAACGCCAGCGGCATTTTTTATGAAGTTTCTTCTTTCCATGGTATTAGTTACTGCAATTCGGTAAAAAACACAAACACCCGACATTTTTGAATATGCCAGGTGCTGTAGGTAGTTGCGTTTGCAAACTGCCTGTGGTTAAGCGAGCTTTGCTTTTTCAGGATCCCAGTTCACAATTCTGTTTTCGAAGTAGCTTAGGTTAGAGCAAAGAGCCGGGCCTGCTGCCCGCATGCCAAACAAAGCGTCTTCCAGAATGGGCTTACCCTCTCTAATACCAGCATAAAAATTGGTGTGATGTGAAATATCGGCGCTGTAGCCTTGTGGCGTTTTGTATTCCACTTCCGGAATCAGCATTTCGGGTGCCTCCGGTGGAAACTCCGCTTTGTACCACTTCTCAAACTCTTTTTGCTGTGCTTCTGTAAATGTGTTGAAGCTGTCCCAGCCGCCGTAACCTGGTGCTTTTTTGATTTTATTTCTTTCAACAGTGAGCCCACTCCAGCCGAGGGTGATGGTGCCTTCGCTGCCGACCAGGCGCACTCTGGAGCCACCACCTCCGCCATCCACAAAGTTGACCCTCATTTGTAGATTGAAGGCTGGGTGCTTGGCTGTGGCAGGGTAGTCGTGGATGGAGCACATCAGGTCTGGCACGTCCCGGCCGTCTTTCCAATAGCGCAGGCCACCCGATGCATAGATTCTATTGGGCCCCGTTGAGCCGGTGATCGTGTGGAAGTTGGTGAACAAGTGAACGAAAAGGTCGCCCGCTATGCCTGTGCCGTAGTCCTGATAGTTTCTCCAGCGGAAGAACCTCTTGGCATCGAAGGGTACTTTTGGCGCATCGCCAAGGTAGCGATCCCAGTCAACCGTGGCCGGGCTCGCATCGGTGGGAATTGAGTACTGCCAGGCGCCGCTGCCACCCTGGCGGTCGTTGTAAGTTTCCACCATGATCAGCTGCCCTATGGCGCCGGACTCATAAATCTCTTTGGCCTTGTGGCTCACCAGGTTGCTGGCCGACTGGCTGCCTACCTGAAACACTTTCTTAGTTTTGGCTTGAGTATCGATTACTGCCTGGCCTTCGTCGAGCTTATGCACCATGGGTTTTTCACAATACACATGCTTGCCTTTGTTCATGGCATCGATGGAAATGCGGTCGTGCCAGTGGTCAGAAGTGGCGATGATCACCGCATCAACATCTTTTCGGTCCAATATCTCCTTGTAGTCTTTTGTGGTGAAAATGTCCTTTCCGTAAAGCTCTTTCGTGCGATCAAGC contains:
- a CDS encoding DUF2264 domain-containing protein, with amino-acid sequence MERRNFIKNAAGVGALGLMTPASLSAFPNGAEVAAEDDRTYWVNMLVKIADPVLTNLAAGTLKKNMPVECKEGQETSRRQVTYLEAFGRLLSGMAPWLASTSLTGKEEDLRKKYADLSRTAIGKAVDPGSPDFMNFTEHAQPLVDAAFLAHALIRAPKELWESLDSATKLNLKNAFVSSRVIRPYHSNWILFSAMVEAALAKFYNEGDAVRIELAVRQMESWYKGDGVFGDGEDFHWDYYNSYVIQPFLLDITATMIPFDKRNDQYFQKAFDKFLKIGQRYAAIQERLIMSDGSFPPIGRSLPYRIGAFQLLAQITLMEKLSEGISPASIRSALTTSMKKIMGAEGTFDKNGWLTIGFCGHQPAIAEGYISTGSLYLCSMAYLPLGLAPDNSFWAAPAADWTSKKIWNGVDVPADHAMSL
- a CDS encoding ATP-binding protein, with translation MRFIRPTKVFLFVVLLSMPAAVFSQASTIDRLKAENGAYTGLDSVKVDMLNRLALENQFVSILEAFAYGREALELSVEIGYVNGEAYAYRNLGSSYAIRQDFVTAVQLLEKAQALFETIGSQRGVADCYISMGHVYRWQLDYFKAIEYQKKAADIYVKLDMPERYGVTLHNLGENYLLVGDLKTAQQVTQQATKIFMEVENKQVLTSCYKVFGQIAFERKDFKGAEGYFKEALAISDELGKDSQKEATFDVYLMLAKIYHQWGRRSDEEKMLKQGLLLAGDNVLLSQERRAYTQLVNHYFFYKEYELADKTFDAFSLINEKIYEQQKIEMANMMEQVLQTIKVANENELLKQERRLQEERITLQQYQIYFFVFSIALLGMLALLLVRSGRLRKKYTEELAATNELIEEKSKKLEELVRVKDKFFSIISHDLRSPISTLAQFVVMLKTSYKNFSDQEMEDVLEKFDSQLTSTLSLADDIILWAKAEINQAPGINDAFEVNKAIEAVVKVAAEQLRMKGIVLQSEIGNHLMVSANRDQLEFCIRNILSNSIKFTPTGGHIGIGTFSEGNMVAVKIEDNGTGISLEKQSILFQSPLKQSEGELGTDGEKGKGLGLYLVNDFIKKNGGRVEVSSEEGKGSVFTLYIPVATAS
- the ffh gene encoding signal recognition particle protein, with the protein product MFDSLSVKLDRAIKTLKGQGKISEINVASTIKEIRRALVEADVNYKVAKEVTDGIKEKALGRDVLIAVSPGQLLTKIVHEELTSLMGGSQADINITGDPAVILISGLQGSGKTTFTGKLANRLKKQGRQVLLVACDIYRPAAIDQLKVLGEQVGVEVYAEPENKNALQIAQNGIAQAKKTGKKIVIVDTAGRLAVDDQMMAEIEGLKKSLKPTETLFVVDSMTGQDAVNTAKTFNERLNFDGVVLTKLDGDTRGGAALSIRAVVDKPIKFISTGEKMDAIDLFHPDRMAQRILGMGDVVSLVEKAQEAFDQQEADRINKKIRKNQFGFDDFLSQIDQIKKMGNIKDLMGMIPGMGKALKDVDVDDDSFKPIEAIIKSMTPKERENPDLINGSRRQRIAKGSGTSVQEVNNLMKQFEQMRKMMKTMNKMGGAKAALGNMMRR
- a CDS encoding Gfo/Idh/MocA family protein codes for the protein MKKPTSNRRNFIKKAVGTSLLAGAAPSLLMAGKSKQTFLIKEPENELKKYAANDKVNIAVIGMGIMGFNNLSTSVQIPGVKLVAACDLYTGRLDRTKELYGKDIFTTKDYKEILDRKDVDAVIIATSDHWHDRISIDAMNKGKHVYCEKPMVHKLDEGQAVIDTQAKTKKVFQVGSQSASNLVSHKAKEIYESGAIGQLIMVETYNDRQGGSGAWQYSIPTDASPATVDWDRYLGDAPKVPFDAKRFFRWRNYQDYGTGIAGDLFVHLFTNFHTITGSTGPNRIYASGGLRYWKDGRDVPDLMCSIHDYPATAKHPAFNLQMRVNFVDGGGGGSRVRLVGSEGTITLGWSGLTVERNKIKKAPGYGGWDSFNTFTEAQQKEFEKWYKAEFPPEAPEMLIPEVEYKTPQGYSADISHHTNFYAGIREGKPILEDALFGMRAAGPALCSNLSYFENRIVNWDPEKAKLA